The following are encoded together in the Kribbella sp. CA-293567 genome:
- the rplL gene encoding 50S ribosomal protein L7/L12 encodes MAKLSTEELLGQFKDLTLLELSEFVKAFEEEFGVTAAAPVAVAAAAGPGAPAEEVAEQDEFDVVLESAGDKKIQVIKEVRALTSLGLKEAKDLVESAPKAILEKVDKATGEKAKEALEGAGATVTLK; translated from the coding sequence ATGGCGAAGCTCAGCACCGAAGAGCTGCTCGGTCAGTTCAAGGACCTCACCCTGCTCGAGCTCTCTGAGTTCGTGAAGGCCTTCGAGGAGGAGTTCGGCGTCACCGCCGCCGCTCCCGTCGCCGTCGCCGCCGCCGCGGGCCCGGGCGCCCCGGCCGAAGAGGTCGCGGAGCAGGACGAGTTCGACGTCGTCCTGGAGTCGGCCGGCGACAAGAAGATCCAGGTCATCAAGGAGGTGCGCGCCCTCACGAGCCTCGGCCTGAAGGAGGCCAAGGACCTCGTCGAGAGCGCGCCGAAGGCGATCCTCGAGAAGGTCGACAAGGCCACCGGCGAGAAGGCGAAGGAAGCCCTCGAGGGCGCCGGCGCCACCGTCACCCTGAAGTGA
- a CDS encoding IclR family transcriptional regulator has translation MSQSLARALQILVSLGEGDRSLDQLATELDVHKTTVLRLLRTMEAERFVRRDEAHRYRLGSRLFSLADAAREQHVVRAVAAPHLRQLNQRTGQTVHLAAYENGQVIYIDKLDSVQSVRMYSQIGVPAALHCTAVGKVLLAAQPKRQREGLLTTIEYHRFTPNTISGPDELRDELDLVRSQGWAHDRAEHESFINCIGAPIVERSGRVVGAVSVSVPDVLLNYEQVLELLPDLLATTAAIGADYN, from the coding sequence GTGAGTCAAAGTCTGGCTAGAGCCCTGCAGATCCTGGTCAGCCTGGGGGAGGGCGACCGCTCGCTCGACCAGCTGGCAACGGAGCTCGACGTCCACAAGACGACAGTGCTGCGGCTGCTGCGGACGATGGAGGCCGAGCGGTTCGTGCGACGCGACGAGGCGCACCGCTACCGGTTGGGCTCGCGGCTGTTCTCGCTGGCCGACGCGGCGCGGGAACAGCACGTCGTACGGGCCGTTGCTGCTCCGCATCTGCGGCAGCTGAACCAGCGGACCGGCCAGACGGTGCATCTGGCGGCGTACGAGAACGGGCAGGTGATCTACATCGACAAGCTCGACAGTGTGCAGTCGGTGCGGATGTACAGCCAGATCGGCGTACCGGCGGCGTTGCACTGCACCGCTGTCGGCAAGGTGCTGCTGGCCGCGCAACCGAAGCGCCAGCGGGAGGGCCTGCTGACCACCATCGAGTACCACCGGTTCACGCCGAACACGATCTCCGGGCCGGACGAGCTGCGCGACGAGCTCGACCTGGTCCGGTCGCAGGGCTGGGCGCACGACCGGGCCGAGCACGAGTCGTTCATCAACTGCATCGGAGCGCCGATCGTCGAGCGCTCCGGACGGGTGGTGGGCGCCGTCTCCGTCTCGGTGCCGGACGTCCTGCTGAACTACGAGCAGGTGCTGGAGCTGCTGCCCGACCTGCTCGCCACCACGGCCGCCATCGGCGCCGACTACAACTGA
- a CDS encoding RidA family protein — translation MSDKTAVLTTDAPAPAHVFSQGVRKGNLLQVSGQGPVDAVTNEYLHPGDVKAQTVKVLENVEAILKAGGATFDDVVMLRVYLTTRDDFAAMNEAYGDFVLPRSTSGVLPSRTTVMCELPRAEMLVEIDCLAILS, via the coding sequence ATGTCCGACAAGACCGCTGTCCTCACCACCGACGCCCCCGCCCCGGCGCACGTCTTCTCGCAGGGCGTCCGCAAGGGCAACCTGCTGCAGGTCTCCGGCCAGGGCCCGGTCGACGCCGTCACCAACGAGTACCTCCACCCGGGCGACGTGAAGGCCCAGACGGTCAAGGTGCTGGAGAACGTCGAGGCGATCCTCAAGGCCGGCGGCGCCACCTTCGACGACGTCGTGATGCTGCGCGTCTACCTGACCACCCGCGACGACTTCGCCGCCATGAACGAGGCGTACGGCGACTTCGTCCTGCCCCGCTCCACCAGCGGCGTCCTGCCGTCCCGCACCACCGTCATGTGCGAGCTCCCCCGCGCCGAGATGCTGGTCGAGATCGACTGCCTCGCCATCCTGTCCTGA
- a CDS encoding type II toxin-antitoxin system VapC family toxin produces the protein MPDDRQQGLLDTNILILRKWIDPAELPAEMAITAITLAELSAGPHQVRSSAGYNEHAEPARRMDILQRAESEFDPIPFDAEAARIYGRICAGVVAAGRTPRRRIADLMIASIAVAEELPLFTTNPDDFRGLEDLLTVVPVAHPS, from the coding sequence ATGCCCGATGATCGGCAGCAAGGGCTGCTCGACACCAACATCCTGATCCTGCGGAAGTGGATCGACCCCGCCGAACTGCCGGCCGAGATGGCCATCACCGCCATCACCTTGGCGGAGCTGTCGGCGGGCCCGCACCAGGTGCGCAGTTCGGCCGGATACAACGAGCACGCGGAACCGGCCCGGCGGATGGACATCCTCCAGCGCGCCGAGAGCGAGTTCGACCCGATCCCGTTCGACGCCGAAGCCGCCCGGATCTACGGCCGGATCTGTGCCGGTGTCGTAGCGGCCGGCCGGACGCCGCGCCGCCGGATCGCCGACCTGATGATCGCCAGCATCGCCGTGGCCGAGGAGTTGCCGTTGTTCACCACGAACCCCGACGACTTCAGAGGGCTCGAGGACCTGCTCACTGTCGTCCCGGTCGCGCACCCGTCCTGA
- a CDS encoding bifunctional 4-hydroxy-2-oxoglutarate aldolase/2-dehydro-3-deoxy-phosphogluconate aldolase produces the protein MTTLDLLRADRVLSVVRAPALDDARDLCSALVAGGIHVIELTFTTPDLPRHLERAASGDTGAVVGAGTVQTAAQARSAVDAGAAFLVTPGQGPEAAEIVKAAQDAGIPVVLGSFTPSEVMTALALGADAVKIFPAHHLGPKYLKDLNGPFPGVPLVPSGGVNAGNAKQFLEAGALAVSAGTDVVSPTDITAADWPRITANAKAFCAALS, from the coding sequence ATGACCACCCTTGACCTGCTCCGTGCCGACCGGGTGCTGAGCGTCGTACGGGCGCCGGCGCTCGACGACGCGCGCGACCTGTGCTCCGCACTCGTTGCCGGCGGCATCCATGTGATCGAGCTGACCTTCACCACGCCGGACCTGCCCAGGCACCTGGAGCGGGCGGCCTCGGGTGACACCGGAGCCGTGGTCGGCGCGGGCACCGTGCAGACCGCCGCCCAGGCGCGCTCGGCGGTGGACGCGGGCGCCGCGTTCCTGGTCACGCCCGGCCAGGGTCCGGAGGCGGCCGAGATCGTCAAGGCCGCGCAGGACGCTGGAATCCCTGTCGTGTTGGGCTCTTTCACGCCGTCCGAGGTGATGACTGCTTTGGCGCTGGGCGCTGACGCGGTCAAGATCTTCCCCGCGCACCACCTCGGCCCGAAGTACCTGAAAGACCTGAACGGCCCGTTCCCCGGGGTCCCGCTGGTGCCCTCCGGTGGCGTCAACGCGGGTAACGCGAAGCAGTTCCTCGAGGCCGGCGCGCTCGCGGTCAGCGCCGGGACCGATGTCGTCTCCCCCACCGACATCACCGCCGCCGACTGGCCCCGGATCACCGCCAACGCCAAGGCCTTCTGCGCCGCGTTGAGCTGA
- a CDS encoding N-acyl-D-amino-acid deacylase family protein has product MTGPDSFPAPPRSLLITGGTVVDGSGSAGIRADVVVDEGRIVAVGNYLPGSEPRTGRTIDATGLIVAPGFIDMHAHSDLQILANPDHTAKVSQGVTLEVLGQDGLSFAPIDDVTRVAVRRQIAGWNGEPDDFDFSWSTVVGYLDRLDQGIACNAAYLVPQGTLRMMVVGTENRPATAAELAEMKRLLAEGLQQGAVGMSSGLTYTPGMFAGTSELVELCKVVAEYGGYYSPHQRSYGKGALEAYGEMVEIARLSGCALHLTHATMNFEPNKGRGVDLLAMIDQALADGVDITTDTYPYLPGATTLSAILPSWSAEGGADALIARLSDPADRDRIGYELEQVGTDGCHGCVTDWNTIEIGGVKNPELNSAVGHTVAALAAASGQAPTEVFFDLLIRDNLATTILQHVGHEENVQAIMEHPTHTGGSDAILVGGKPHPRAWGTFPRYLAHYVRDLGVLELADCIHHLTGRPAQRLRLVDRGLVREGYHADLVLFDPAGVRDTATFDHPRQQAEGIPWVLVGGVPVIDDGHRTDALPGRAIRRTSLEGTR; this is encoded by the coding sequence ATGACCGGCCCCGATTCCTTCCCCGCCCCACCCCGGTCGCTGCTGATCACCGGCGGCACCGTCGTCGACGGCTCCGGTAGCGCCGGGATCCGTGCCGACGTGGTGGTCGACGAGGGCCGGATAGTGGCTGTTGGCAACTACCTGCCGGGCAGCGAACCGCGGACCGGCCGGACCATCGACGCCACCGGCCTGATCGTCGCGCCCGGCTTCATCGACATGCACGCGCACTCCGACCTGCAGATTCTGGCGAACCCCGACCACACGGCGAAGGTCAGTCAGGGGGTCACGCTGGAGGTGCTCGGTCAGGACGGACTGTCGTTCGCGCCGATCGACGACGTCACCCGGGTCGCCGTCCGGCGGCAGATCGCGGGCTGGAACGGAGAGCCGGACGACTTCGACTTCTCCTGGTCGACGGTGGTGGGCTATCTGGACCGGCTCGACCAGGGCATCGCCTGCAACGCGGCGTACCTGGTTCCGCAGGGCACGCTGCGGATGATGGTGGTCGGCACCGAGAACCGGCCGGCGACCGCGGCCGAGCTGGCCGAGATGAAGCGGCTGCTCGCCGAAGGCCTGCAGCAGGGTGCTGTCGGGATGAGCAGTGGGCTCACCTACACGCCCGGCATGTTCGCCGGTACCAGTGAGCTCGTCGAGCTGTGCAAGGTCGTCGCGGAGTACGGCGGCTACTACAGCCCGCACCAGCGCTCGTACGGCAAGGGCGCTCTGGAGGCGTACGGCGAGATGGTCGAGATCGCGCGCCTGTCGGGGTGCGCGCTGCACCTGACCCACGCGACGATGAACTTCGAGCCGAACAAGGGCCGTGGCGTCGACCTGCTCGCGATGATCGACCAGGCCCTCGCCGACGGCGTCGACATCACCACCGACACCTACCCTTACTTGCCTGGCGCAACGACCTTGTCGGCGATCCTGCCGAGCTGGAGCGCGGAGGGCGGCGCCGACGCGCTGATCGCCCGGCTGTCCGATCCGGCCGACCGCGACCGGATCGGCTACGAGCTGGAGCAGGTCGGCACCGACGGCTGCCACGGCTGCGTGACCGACTGGAACACCATCGAGATCGGCGGGGTGAAGAACCCGGAGCTGAACAGCGCGGTCGGCCACACCGTCGCGGCGCTCGCGGCGGCCTCGGGTCAGGCGCCCACCGAGGTGTTCTTCGACCTGCTGATCCGCGACAACCTGGCGACCACCATCCTGCAGCACGTCGGCCACGAGGAGAACGTGCAGGCGATCATGGAGCACCCGACCCACACCGGTGGTTCGGACGCGATCCTGGTCGGCGGCAAACCCCATCCGCGGGCCTGGGGCACGTTCCCCCGCTACCTCGCCCACTACGTCCGCGACCTCGGCGTGCTCGAGCTGGCCGACTGCATCCACCACCTGACCGGGCGTCCCGCGCAGCGACTGCGACTGGTCGACCGTGGGCTGGTGCGCGAGGGGTACCACGCGGACCTGGTGCTCTTCGACCCCGCCGGGGTGCGGGACACCGCCACCTTCGACCACCCCCGTCAGCAGGCCGAAGGCATCCCCTGGGTGCTGGTCGGCGGGGTGCCCGTCATCGACGACGGCCACCGCACCGACGCCCTGCCCGGCCGCGCGATCCGCCGTACCTCCCTGGAAGGAACCAGATGA
- a CDS encoding ABC transporter ATP-binding protein, producing MGVEVRVEGLSKSFGSQLIWGDVSLTLPAGEICVMLGPSGTGKSVFLKTLIGLLKPDQGHVHIEGVDIATCSERSLYEIRKLFGVLFQDGAMFGSMNLYDNVAFPLREHTRKSESEVRSIVMEKMEMVGLVGAEKKLPGEISGGMRKRAGLARALVLEPEILLFDEPDSGLDPVRTAFLNQLIIDLNEMTQATCLIVTHDINTARTVPDNIGLLYHRHLAMFGPREMLLSSEEPVVRQFLNAQRIGPIGMSEEKDAEELAAEADQELPPLPPIPIQQLPSSGVLRPTQRPPGQWCEENGVTPPPGSFASATVGAS from the coding sequence GTGGGCGTCGAGGTCCGCGTCGAGGGACTGTCCAAGTCCTTCGGCAGCCAGCTGATCTGGGGTGACGTGTCCCTGACGCTGCCCGCCGGCGAGATCTGCGTGATGCTGGGTCCTTCCGGTACCGGGAAGTCCGTTTTCCTGAAGACGCTGATCGGCCTGCTCAAGCCCGACCAGGGGCACGTGCACATCGAGGGCGTCGACATCGCCACCTGCTCGGAGCGGTCGCTCTACGAGATCCGCAAGCTGTTCGGGGTGCTGTTCCAGGACGGCGCGATGTTCGGCTCGATGAACCTGTACGACAACGTCGCCTTCCCGCTGCGTGAGCACACCAGGAAGTCCGAGTCCGAGGTCCGCTCCATCGTGATGGAGAAGATGGAGATGGTCGGCCTGGTCGGCGCGGAGAAGAAGCTGCCCGGCGAGATCTCCGGCGGGATGCGCAAGCGGGCCGGCCTGGCCCGCGCGCTGGTGCTGGAGCCCGAGATCCTGCTCTTCGACGAGCCCGACTCCGGTCTCGACCCGGTCCGGACCGCGTTCCTGAACCAGCTGATCATCGACCTGAACGAGATGACCCAGGCCACCTGCCTGATCGTCACCCACGACATCAACACCGCCCGGACCGTGCCGGACAACATCGGCCTGCTGTACCACCGGCACCTGGCGATGTTCGGCCCGCGCGAGATGCTGCTGTCCAGCGAGGAGCCGGTGGTCCGCCAGTTCCTGAACGCCCAGCGGATCGGCCCGATCGGTATGTCGGAGGAGAAGGACGCCGAGGAGCTGGCCGCCGAGGCCGACCAGGAGCTGCCGCCGCTGCCGCCGATTCCGATCCAGCAGCTCCCCAGCAGCGGCGTACTGCGTCCGACGCAGCGCCCGCCGGGCCAGTGGTGTGAGGAGAACGGCGTCACGCCGCCACCGGGCTCGTTCGCGTCCGCCACCGTGGGGGCTTCGTGA
- the rplJ gene encoding 50S ribosomal protein L10: protein MARPDKAADVAELTENFRSSGAAVLTEYRGLTVAQLRQLRTTLGDDVHYAVVKNTLTKIAAKDAGLESFDSLLEGPSAIAFIKGDPVVAAKGLRDFAKANPLLVIKGGVLDGKALGSDEINKLADLESREVLLSKLAGAMKAAPQQAVSLFAAPLAQAARLFAALQDTLPAGDAPVADEAPAAEAVQDAPADAPAAEASTEETASADS, encoded by the coding sequence ATGGCGAGGCCGGACAAGGCAGCCGACGTCGCGGAGCTGACTGAGAACTTCAGAAGCTCAGGCGCCGCCGTACTGACCGAGTACCGCGGACTCACCGTGGCGCAGTTGCGGCAGTTGCGCACTACGCTCGGTGACGACGTGCACTACGCCGTGGTGAAGAACACGCTGACCAAGATCGCGGCCAAGGACGCGGGCCTGGAGTCGTTCGACTCCCTGCTCGAGGGTCCGTCGGCCATCGCCTTCATCAAGGGCGACCCGGTGGTTGCGGCCAAGGGGCTGCGTGACTTCGCCAAGGCAAATCCCCTTCTCGTCATCAAGGGCGGTGTGCTGGATGGCAAGGCACTCGGCTCCGACGAGATCAACAAGCTCGCTGACCTCGAGTCGCGTGAGGTTCTCCTCTCGAAGCTCGCAGGTGCGATGAAGGCGGCCCCGCAGCAAGCGGTGTCGTTGTTCGCTGCTCCGCTCGCACAGGCCGCGCGCCTGTTCGCTGCGCTGCAGGACACCCTGCCGGCCGGCGACGCCCCCGTGGCGGACGAGGCCCCGGCCGCGGAGGCAGTGCAGGACGCACCCGCCGACGCGCCGGCCGCAGAGGCGAGCACCGAGGAGACCGCGTCAGCCGACAGCTGA
- a CDS encoding alanine racemase yields the protein MSAPYDAAAVAALADQPVSWQDKALPPAFWGRTVADVLTGKPRLSELPTPLLTLSAPGLQHNVETLARWCAEHGVQLAPHGKTTMAPALWAKQLEAGAWGITLANAFQLGVARAFGVSRVMVANSVVSPLQLRWIADELAADPSFEVMVWADSVRTVELLEAARSAYVDAGARPLDVLVEVGGANGRTGARDVETGLAVGAAIAAAPTLRLAGVAGYEGAIAHGADEEGLEHVRSYLRDLAAVHTGLQYDADVVPVVSAGGSAYFEQVAQVLAPLTKDGAHVVLRSGAYIAHDDGYYRRISPLGSAPRTDGDRLVPAMHGWVRISSQPEAGLAIFDAGKRDLPYDEGLPEPQLLRPRSAAEHARPVEGMTVTKLNDQHGFLRFSPDGEPPLVIGDELRVGLSHPCTAFDKWGLIPVVDDPDADDPVVVDLIRTFF from the coding sequence ATGTCAGCTCCGTACGATGCCGCCGCCGTCGCAGCCCTCGCCGACCAGCCCGTGAGCTGGCAGGACAAGGCGTTGCCACCCGCCTTCTGGGGCCGGACCGTCGCCGACGTACTGACCGGCAAGCCCCGCCTGTCGGAGCTGCCGACGCCTCTTCTCACTCTCTCCGCGCCCGGCCTGCAGCACAACGTCGAGACGCTCGCCCGCTGGTGCGCCGAGCACGGCGTTCAGCTGGCGCCGCACGGCAAGACCACCATGGCCCCCGCGCTCTGGGCCAAGCAGCTCGAAGCCGGCGCCTGGGGCATCACCCTGGCGAACGCCTTCCAGCTCGGCGTCGCCCGGGCCTTCGGCGTGAGCCGGGTGATGGTCGCCAATTCGGTGGTGTCCCCGCTGCAACTCCGGTGGATCGCGGACGAGCTCGCGGCCGATCCGTCGTTCGAGGTGATGGTGTGGGCCGACTCGGTGCGCACTGTGGAGCTCCTGGAGGCCGCGAGGTCGGCGTACGTCGACGCCGGCGCACGGCCGCTCGACGTACTGGTGGAGGTCGGTGGAGCCAACGGCCGCACTGGCGCACGTGATGTCGAGACCGGCCTGGCCGTCGGCGCCGCGATCGCCGCTGCGCCCACACTGCGGCTCGCAGGAGTCGCCGGCTACGAAGGAGCGATCGCGCACGGCGCCGACGAGGAGGGGCTCGAGCACGTCCGCTCCTATCTCCGTGACCTGGCTGCCGTCCACACCGGCCTGCAGTACGACGCAGACGTGGTGCCTGTGGTCAGCGCGGGTGGCAGCGCGTACTTCGAGCAGGTGGCGCAGGTCCTGGCTCCGCTCACCAAGGACGGCGCCCACGTCGTACTGCGGTCCGGCGCGTACATCGCTCACGACGACGGCTACTACCGCAGGATCTCACCTCTGGGCTCGGCGCCGCGAACGGACGGCGACAGGCTCGTCCCCGCCATGCACGGCTGGGTCCGGATCTCCTCACAACCCGAAGCCGGACTGGCGATCTTCGACGCCGGCAAGCGCGATCTCCCTTATGACGAAGGGCTTCCCGAGCCGCAGCTGCTCCGGCCGCGATCCGCTGCGGAGCACGCCCGCCCGGTCGAGGGGATGACCGTGACCAAGCTCAACGACCAGCACGGCTTCCTGCGCTTCTCCCCCGACGGCGAGCCGCCGCTGGTGATCGGCGACGAGTTGCGGGTCGGCCTCTCGCATCCGTGTACGGCGTTCGACAAGTGGGGCCTGATCCCCGTCGTCGACGACCCCGACGCCGACGACCCGGTGGTCGTCGACCTGATCCGGACCTTCTTCTGA
- a CDS encoding sugar kinase produces MADLVPRVICLGEAMIMLAAETGAPLEDVETFRRSVGGAECNVAGGLAALGVPTGWISRLGADGFGRHVLRDLESRGVEVGGVEDDPTRPTGLYVKHTINGRTRMHYYRSGSAAAAMDADFLDRPAVRNRLVGAELVHTTGITAAISTTAAELLDRLAALRDTLGFTLSVDLNWRPALWRDADPAPLWRLLRAADVVLIGADEAAVFAGTGDPDELRELLGPRATIVVKSDAHVALALEPGGRRTEVPALTVEVVEPVGAGDAFAAGYLAGTLQGLPMEQRLRLGHLSAATVLAVPDDHATPPDASTRQALLDCSEEEWAGTQVGPAGIRSPALVGGLA; encoded by the coding sequence ATGGCCGATCTGGTACCTCGGGTGATCTGTCTGGGCGAGGCGATGATCATGCTGGCGGCCGAGACGGGCGCCCCGCTGGAAGACGTCGAGACGTTCCGGCGTTCGGTCGGCGGTGCCGAGTGCAACGTCGCCGGTGGGCTGGCCGCGCTCGGCGTGCCGACCGGGTGGATCTCGCGCTTGGGTGCCGACGGTTTCGGCCGGCATGTACTGCGCGACCTGGAGAGCCGTGGGGTCGAGGTGGGTGGAGTCGAGGACGACCCGACCCGGCCGACCGGGCTGTATGTGAAGCACACGATCAACGGCCGGACGCGGATGCACTACTACCGGTCCGGTTCGGCGGCCGCAGCCATGGACGCCGACTTCCTGGACCGCCCCGCAGTGCGCAACCGACTGGTGGGCGCTGAGCTCGTGCACACCACTGGCATCACTGCCGCGATCTCGACCACTGCTGCTGAGCTACTGGATCGACTGGCGGCTCTGCGGGACACCTTGGGCTTCACCTTGAGTGTCGACCTCAACTGGCGTCCGGCGCTGTGGCGTGACGCTGATCCGGCGCCGCTGTGGCGACTGTTGCGCGCGGCGGACGTCGTACTGATCGGTGCTGACGAGGCTGCGGTGTTCGCCGGGACCGGTGACCCGGATGAGTTGCGGGAGTTGCTCGGGCCGCGCGCGACAATCGTGGTGAAGTCGGATGCGCACGTGGCGCTCGCGCTGGAGCCCGGCGGACGGCGTACTGAGGTGCCGGCGCTGACTGTCGAGGTAGTAGAGCCGGTGGGGGCCGGAGACGCGTTTGCTGCCGGCTACCTGGCAGGGACGCTGCAGGGGTTGCCGATGGAGCAGCGGTTGCGGTTGGGGCATCTGAGCGCTGCGACAGTGTTGGCTGTGCCCGACGACCACGCGACGCCCCCTGACGCTTCGACCCGGCAGGCGTTGCTCGACTGCTCCGAAGAAGAGTGGGCCGGCACCCAGGTGGGTCCGGCCGGAATCAGGTCGCCGGCGCTGGTGGGAGGTCTGGCGTGA
- a CDS encoding MFS transporter — MTGSVSLWKIAPSVYLPALLYGIGQGAIAPVVALSARDLGASIAVASLVVAAAGVGQVVGDIPAGSLTAKIGERRAMLLATGLVSVALAACLVVPNVWGLALAIAATGLAAAVWGLARQAYLSEAVPLQLRARALSTLGGVQRIGSFIGPFLGAFAMKFLGTDGAYWVHLVAAALACVVLLSLPDLESVRRSRAANPVVMQSTRAVLREHFPVLRTLGVGALLVGAVRASRQVVIPLWAEHLGLDPQTTSLIFGLSGAVDMLLFYPAGSVMDRFGRKWVAVPSMFVLGLAHLLLPLTHSVGTLTAVALLMGIGNGLGAGVIMTLGADASPAVGRAQFLGAFRLFADTGSGAGPFLIAAVTALAGLGPAVLVMGLTGWAAAAAINRWIPPRPRAPE; from the coding sequence ATGACGGGGAGCGTCAGTCTCTGGAAGATCGCGCCTTCGGTGTATCTGCCGGCGCTGCTCTACGGCATCGGTCAGGGGGCGATCGCTCCGGTGGTCGCGCTTTCGGCGCGGGATCTCGGTGCTTCGATCGCGGTGGCCAGTCTGGTGGTCGCGGCGGCCGGGGTCGGGCAGGTGGTCGGGGACATTCCGGCTGGGTCGCTGACCGCGAAGATCGGCGAGCGGCGGGCGATGTTGCTGGCGACCGGTCTGGTCTCGGTCGCGTTGGCCGCTTGCCTGGTGGTCCCGAACGTCTGGGGGCTCGCTCTGGCGATCGCGGCGACCGGACTCGCCGCGGCCGTCTGGGGGCTGGCCAGGCAGGCCTATCTCAGCGAGGCCGTACCGCTGCAGTTGAGGGCGCGGGCGCTGTCGACGCTCGGTGGCGTGCAGCGGATCGGCTCTTTCATCGGACCGTTCCTCGGTGCCTTCGCGATGAAGTTCCTCGGCACGGACGGCGCGTACTGGGTCCACCTGGTCGCGGCCGCCCTCGCCTGCGTGGTCCTGCTGAGCCTCCCCGACCTCGAGTCCGTACGCCGCAGCCGCGCCGCCAATCCGGTCGTCATGCAGTCCACCCGCGCCGTCCTCCGTGAGCACTTCCCGGTACTGCGAACGCTCGGTGTCGGCGCGCTCCTGGTCGGCGCGGTCAGGGCGTCGCGGCAGGTCGTCATCCCGCTCTGGGCCGAGCATCTCGGCCTCGATCCGCAGACCACCAGCCTGATCTTCGGCCTCTCCGGCGCCGTCGACATGTTGCTCTTCTACCCGGCCGGTTCGGTGATGGACCGCTTCGGCCGCAAGTGGGTCGCCGTACCGTCGATGTTCGTGCTGGGCCTGGCGCACCTGCTGCTCCCACTGACCCACTCCGTCGGCACGCTGACCGCGGTCGCCTTGCTGATGGGCATCGGCAACGGACTCGGCGCCGGCGTGATCATGACGCTCGGCGCCGATGCCTCCCCGGCGGTCGGCCGGGCACAGTTCCTCGGCGCGTTCCGGCTGTTCGCCGACACCGGGAGCGGCGCGGGCCCGTTCCTGATCGCCGCCGTCACCGCGCTGGCCGGGCTCGGACCCGCCGTGCTGGTGATGGGCCTGACCGGCTGGGCGGCCGCGGCCGCGATCAACCGCTGGATTCCCCCGCGCCCGCGAGCGCCGGAGTAG
- a CDS encoding type II toxin-antitoxin system Phd/YefM family antitoxin — protein MSAQPEITQRDLRTRSKEIMDAVQEGQSFTVTRDGHRIGELIPLRGRRRFVPRGEFAARSHAAPDVRLEDFRADQQAAVDQELNDPYAR, from the coding sequence ATGAGCGCACAGCCCGAGATCACCCAGCGTGACCTGCGAACGCGGTCCAAGGAGATCATGGACGCCGTGCAGGAAGGCCAGTCCTTCACGGTGACCAGGGACGGGCACCGGATCGGCGAGCTGATTCCGCTGCGTGGCCGGCGGCGCTTCGTTCCGCGGGGCGAGTTCGCCGCGAGGTCACACGCGGCACCGGATGTCCGGCTGGAGGATTTCCGCGCCGACCAGCAGGCCGCTGTCGACCAGGAGCTGAACGACCCGTATGCCCGATGA
- a CDS encoding MlaE family ABC transporter permease, translating into MSPATSQYSATAPLKAAGSLFAFALDTARASVRRPFQLREFLQQAWFVASVTIIPTALVAIPFGAVIALQVGGLIKQFGAQAFTGSAAVLAVVREASPIATALLIAGAGGSAICADLGARKIREELDAMMVLGIDPIHRLVVPRVLATMMVAFFLNGFVSVVGVMGGYVFNVVLQDGTPGSYIASFTALAHLPDLWQGQAKALVFGFIAAVVASYKGMNAGGGPKGVGDAVNQSVVITFMLLFVANFAMTAIYFQLVPPKGA; encoded by the coding sequence GTGAGCCCCGCCACCAGCCAATACAGCGCGACCGCCCCGCTGAAGGCAGCAGGATCCCTCTTCGCTTTCGCGCTCGACACGGCCCGGGCTTCGGTCCGCCGGCCGTTCCAGTTACGTGAGTTCCTGCAGCAGGCGTGGTTCGTGGCCAGCGTGACGATCATTCCGACCGCGCTGGTCGCGATCCCGTTCGGCGCGGTGATCGCGCTGCAGGTGGGCGGATTGATCAAGCAGTTCGGCGCGCAGGCGTTCACCGGGTCGGCCGCCGTACTGGCCGTGGTCCGGGAGGCGTCGCCGATCGCGACCGCGCTGCTGATCGCGGGTGCCGGCGGCTCGGCGATCTGCGCCGATCTCGGCGCGCGGAAGATCCGCGAGGAGCTCGACGCGATGATGGTGCTCGGGATCGACCCGATCCACCGCCTGGTGGTGCCGCGGGTGCTGGCGACCATGATGGTCGCGTTCTTCCTCAACGGTTTCGTCAGCGTGGTCGGCGTGATGGGCGGCTACGTCTTCAACGTCGTCCTGCAGGACGGAACGCCTGGCAGTTACATAGCCTCCTTCACCGCGCTCGCCCACCTGCCCGACCTGTGGCAGGGCCAGGCGAAGGCGCTGGTGTTCGGCTTCATCGCCGCCGTGGTCGCGTCGTACAAGGGGATGAACGCGGGCGGCGGCCCGAAGGGCGTCGGCGACGCGGTGAACCAGTCGGTCGTGATCACCTTCATGCTGCTGTTCGTCGCGAACTTCGCGATGACGGCGATCTACTTCCAGCTCGTCCCGCCGAAGGGGGCGTGA